One Leptospira terpstrae serovar Hualin str. LT 11-33 = ATCC 700639 genomic window, GCTTCTTCATTTTTTTTTCCTTAAAGTAAATTTGTAACCATTTCGCATAACGTAACTAGCTACCCGAAGTTCCTCGGAGCTGAGCCTCTGGAAGAGGCGTTAGCGTCGGCGCGGAACTTGCGGAGGCAAGAGACGTGCCGGAGAGGAATTTGCCGAAGGCCGAGCGAGGGTGAAGACCCGAAGCGAAGTGGGTAGCGGCAGTTATGCGCCGTAAAATTAAGCAAGTAAGTCAACTCTTCCTGCTGATTGTACAATAATTGGAGTGTTATGGTTGATCAGGTAAGCTCTTTGCTTGATATCTTGAGATAGCTGGTCAAGTTGGATGTAAACTAACTCACGCATGGTGTTTTTGTATTGGTTCGGCAATCCATTACTGCTTGAATTAATTGCTTCTAAAGTTTTTTGAGATTCCTTTATTATTTCCAAATTTTTTAACATTTCATCCTTTTTAGCATTGGAAATTTGGCTTTTCATTAATTCGTTTTCAAGTTTTCTTTTCTCTCCATCAAGGAAATATTTGAATAATTCGCCTGCACCTTCAATTATGAGTTCCCAAGGACTGTTGTGTGATAAGGATTTTAAATCAAATTGAATATTTCCTTTTTTTACTTTTTTGATAAGGTCAACATTTAGTATTTTAAAAGTTTGAGTCGATGGAATAAAGTTACCAAATACAGGTCGTTGTATTATGTTTATCTTTTTAAGAAAGAATTTTGCTATCTCAGTTTGATTTTTATTTTCTTTTTTGATATTTTTTTGAAAGAAGAAAGAGTCTGTATTGAAAGCTAATTTTTTTTCTTTGATATATTTAATCATACTTTCGCGTTTTTTCTTCGATTTTGTAATTATTGAATGTTCCAAGAATTTATTGGTCGTTTTTTCGAAAGAATTGGTAACAAATTCTAAATAATTGTTCCAAAACCATTCTCTTCTAAATCCGAATTCTCTAGCAATTGTAGAGTTATCATACAAGTAATTCAAAATTTGATAACCATATTTTAGTTTAAGTATTTTTTCATTCGGTTGTAAAGTAATTGGTAGTCCAATATTTAGTAGGGAGTAGATTGATTTCTCTTCTATTTGGATATCTTTTAAAAAACTATATGTAAAGTCATACTTAAATGATTCTGAAAGGATGAATATATTTTCAAGTTCAATTCCTTTTGCAACTAGTTTGTTTATTTCATTTAAAACCTCAGATTTATAATGATATGATGCTAGTCTTGACAAATAATTTGTGACTTCAGCACTTCTGATTATCTTATCTTTGGTTGTGATTAGTATTCGTGTTGGATTTCTATTTTTATTCATAATATTTTTTTATGGCGCATAACGTAAACAGCTACCCGAAGTTCCTCGGAGCTGAGCCTCTGGAAGAGGCGTTAGCGTCGGCGCGAATCTTGCGGAGGCAAGAGGCGTGCCGGAGAGGAATTTGCCGAAGGCCGAGCGAGGGCGCAGTCCCGAAGCGAAGCGGGCAGCGGATGTTATGCGTAGTTGCAATTGATTTGAATTGTATTGTTTTATCTGTTATGGTTTTTTCTTATTATTGGACAATTTATTTTAGTATGAGTTTTGTCCAGGATGTCATAGTCGAAGTTAACATCATTCCCCCATCCATTTTCTGAATAGCCCGAAGCTGAATACTTATAATCTTTGGCATTGTTTATTTTCCAAACATATCCATCCGTTGCAACTACACAATCTCCTGTGTTAAATTTTGAGCAGGTGAGTAGAAATAGTAAGTTAAGAACAAAAAGAATTGTTAATTTTATTTTTGATTCGGTTTTATACATAGTTGATTTTCTAATTCCTTTTTATTGTAATATTTAGATCTGAATATCCATTCAGTAAAGATATTAGTTTTTGTCTAAGTTCAATTTGCTCATTTTCTTGATCATAATATGCTTTTGGAATATATGAAGTTGATTTTAAGTATGATTTTTCAAACGTTATACCTATGGAAATACCCATGGTATAAAGTAATTCTGTGAAATAATCGTTTCTTCTACTTCCCCAAGAAGTATCTTTTTCATCATAAGAATTTAGGTGGGCTAGATAAAGTTTCCACGATTCGATTACTGCTTTTTCTCTCGTATTGTTGTTGTTAAATTCAACATCGATGGTGTTTAAAGCTTCAACGTGAGCAACTGCTAAAGTATTTGCTCTTGTAGTCATAAGATTTTTGAATATTGCCAATTTTCTTTCGTAAGCTTTTTTTTTCTCATTTATTTTTTCAGTCAGTCTGACAGCAACTATAGGACCTATAAAAACTGCTATTATCATTATTAGGTCGGTAAATTTTATTGTATAATCTATATTTGGCATTATTTTATTTCCTTATTTCTCAGTGAATTTTTTGCAATTACGCATAACGTAACTAGCTAGCCGACGTAGGCTGGCCCTGAGCCTCGCAGAGGCGTTAGGGATTGGCACGACGCTTGCGTAGGCAAGAGGAGTGACAAAAGCCTATGTGCCGGAGGCCGAGCGAGGGCTTGACCCGAAGCGAAGTGGCTAGCGGCAGTTATGCGACGTTGAAATACTTAAGTAGAATTTTACTCGTCAGCAAACAAGAGCAAGCCCGCTTATTCAAATTGACTATTTTTAGTCTATCTCTTAAAAAAGCCTTCTGAAGAGTTCCCTAAACAAACCGAAGTAATAAGTAAACACCTCGAGTGCGCGTATATTTAATTAAAAAATATAAGTCGATAGTCAACCCTAGGTAAGCGCGCATTCTAAAACTATCGGAAAAGAAAAATAACCAAAAGAAAAAAATGGCGCGGGCGAATTTTAGAAAGCATTTCCAATGTTCGCATAACGAACTAGGCTAGCCGACGTAGGCTGACCCTGAGTCCCGGAACGGGACGTTAGGGACTGGCCACGACACTTGCGTAGGCAAGGGGAGTGCCAGAAGCCTATGTGTCGCAGACCAAGCGAGGGCGCCAGTCCCGAAGCGCAGCGGTTAGGTGCTGTTATGCGCAGTAATTTCTTTAATAGAATCAAATTGCCAATCCCGCTGATAGATAAAATTGCTGATAAATGGAATTCCTTAATGATCTATCATTAAAAATGTTATCAAAAAGATAAGTTTCGAGCATATATGGTAAGTTACTACTGTAGTAATCAGGATTGTAAGTAAAATGTTGGTTAATTTTACCAGCTTCAATGTATCCACGTTGATATTCGAAAGCAATCAAAATGGAGCTACTTACTTCATGCCTAAATCCAATTCCGAGAGAACTGAAGAGTCTATCATCGAAGATTGTTTTCATTGAAAATGGTTGGGGAGTAATATTGTTAGCTCGAATGATTGCAAAATTATTTCTTTCGACTGAAAATCCTTTTTCAATTCCAATGTTGAAACTAGTATAAAAGAATTTCCAAAAGAAATAATGTAAATTCAAAGTAAAAGTTTCAGAATTTTTTGAAGTAGAAAATTGGTATAATCTAGTTGTAGAATAAGAGCTAGTAGGAATAGATTCTAAACTTTTTTCACTATTTTTTCCAATTCCATAAGTTACTCCAAGGTAGAGATTATTAGTAAATCCGTATAGAAATTGTAAATTAACGGAACTTTCTATTTCTCTTGATGGTTTATCAAAAGTAGTGTTAATAATCCAAGGGGAAATGAGGAAGTGATATTTTTTTCTTTCAACATCATTTGGAAATACTGGCGAGGCAAATAAGAGAACAATTGGTAAAGCAAGTAATCTAATTTTTTTAATCATTATATTTTTTTGAAATTATTGCGCATAACGAACTAGGCTACTCGACGTTTCCCGACCCTGAGTCCCAGCGGGACGTTAGGGACTGGCATGAAGCTTGCGTAAGCAAGGCGAATGCCAGAAGGGAAATGTGCCGCAGGCCAAGCGAGGCCGGTAGTGCCGAAGCGCAGTGAGTAGCTGCTGTTATGCGAAGTTGCAGGTTGTTAAAATGAGATTCCCGCTGCTATATCAGCATATGCTTCTGTATTCCTTCCAATTCCACTATTTGAATTTTTTATAATAGGTAAGTTTAAAAGATAATTGCTCAATATATTCGATTCTGCTGAATTTGTTGTCATAAATGTTTCTATGTTTAATTCGGTTTTATTTTTTTGGAGAAACATGGGTCCGCCAGTAATAGAGAAAAAGAGACCATTTTCTAAAGTAACTTTAAGTCCAATACCAGGAGAGATATAGTAGGTATTTAATTGTTTTAATTCAACTGAAGCATAACTAAAGCCTGAACCAATTACGTTACTATCAAAGATTGAACTTAAATTTATACCGTAACTTGTTGAGGGCAGATATCCTATAGTAGCATTAACGAAAAAAATAGAGTTAAATAAATAGTAATTCATGAAAATTTTTGCAGAATCCTGAAATGCCTTGTCGAATTCCTGAAAATTATATATAGATTGATTTGTGGGCAAAAACTTTTGATCATAATTATACTTGTATTTAGAGTTTATAAATATAAATCCTAATTCGGTATTCCCACTAAAATTGTATGAAATTCCTAGATATGGTGCGTAGTAATAATTTGAGATACTATTAACTCCTGAAATAATTGAAATAGGTTTCTTACGTCTGTATTCAAGCTGTTCCTCATTAAATGATTTTGCATTTATTGAGAAATTTGAAAAAATCAATAATAGAAATATTGTGACTTTTAATTTTGTCATTTTTTGATCCTAAATTATATATTCTGCAATTTCGCATAACGAACTAGGGGAGACGACGTTCCTCGTAGCTGAGCCTCGCAGAGGCGTTAGCGTCGGCGCGTCTTCTTGCGGAGCTAGAAGCGTGACGGAGAGGAATGTGCCGCAGGCCAAGCGAGGCCGTAAGTGCCGAAGCGCAGCGTTTCCCCGCTGTTATACGATGTAGCTTATCGCCTAGGAATTTCTGAGATTATACATTCGGCGGAATAATCTTTTTTTAATAGAAATTTTTCTAAAGACAGTTTTGCAAGTTGGGCATCAGCTTTGTTCTCAACAAATATTCTTTTGATACTCTTTTTATCAAATTTGAAGTTTTTAAATGGGACAACAAATCCATTATTTTTACGAAAGGAATAATTCTTTTCAATATCAAACGTGTCAGCGTAAGTGAGTCTAAATTCATCTTCTTCAAAATATTTCGGGTGTTTAAAATTTTGAGTTAATAAAGAAAGCGTAAGTATTAATTCTTTCCTAAAAACATCATCATCTTCTTTGGTATATTTCCCCTCCAATATTAACTTTGTTGATGATTTAAATACTTCGGAGATGAGATTTTTTTGGATTTGTTTATCGTATTCTATATGCCAAACATAGTATTCTACCGGTAGGCTTTTAAAAAATAGCAACGGAT contains:
- a CDS encoding DUF6680 family protein, giving the protein MPNIDYTIKFTDLIMIIAVFIGPIVAVRLTEKINEKKKAYERKLAIFKNLMTTRANTLAVAHVEALNTIDVEFNNNNTREKAVIESWKLYLAHLNSYDEKDTSWGSRRNDYFTELLYTMGISIGITFEKSYLKSTSYIPKAYYDQENEQIELRQKLISLLNGYSDLNITIKRN
- a CDS encoding DUF2971 domain-containing protein translates to MKLFEELKTNEAYNQLRFNTKLKEHIYHYTNLDGLFGILDSNEFWLSDVRFMNDPSDSGEYVINLINEIIEEEDKDTYKSHNLSSFIYFLKEKIKQEIRLVACFSTSVDKLSQWRAYGGKEINYCLEIDPLLFFKSLPVEYYVWHIEYDKQIQKNLISEVFKSSTKLILEGKYTKEDDDVFRKELILTLSLLTQNFKHPKYFEEDEFRLTYADTFDIEKNYSFRKNNGFVVPFKNFKFDKKSIKRIFVENKADAQLAKLSLEKFLLKKDYSAECIISEIPRR